In the genome of Oncorhynchus mykiss isolate Arlee chromosome 18, USDA_OmykA_1.1, whole genome shotgun sequence, one region contains:
- the LOC110496368 gene encoding nuclear transport factor 2, whose product MASKPVWEQIGAGFVQHYYQQFDSDRTKLADLYTDASCLTWEGVGFQGHKAIMEKITSLPFQSIQHSITAQDHQPTPDSCVMSMVMGQLKADTDQVMGFQQTFLLKNVDNKWICTNDMFRLALHNFGA is encoded by the exons ATGGCAAGCAAACCGGTTTGGGAGCAGATAGGTGCAGGCTTTGTGCAACATTATTACCAACAATTTGATTCTGATAGAACCAAACTCGCCGATCTCTAT ACTGATGCGTCATGTTTAACATGGGAAGGAGTTGGTTTCCAGGGGCATAAAGCCATTATGGAGAAGATCACT AGCTTACCGTTCCAGTCAATTCAGCACAGCATCACCGCACAGGACCACCAGCCCACGCCAGACAGCTGTGTAATGAGCATGGTGATGGGACAGCTCAAG GCTGACACGGACCAGGTGATGGGTTTTCAACAAACGTTCCTGCTGAAGAACGTGGACAACAAATGGATCTGCACAAATGACATGTTCAGATTGGCACTACATAACTTTGGAGCATAG